tggaaaaaaatggagaaaaaaaaaaacaaaaaaaaaaacaaagtagaCAATTTGACCCGTGTTTTATAAAAGCAGAgcaattacagttatttaccaACAAGATAACTACAAGTAGTAAAAATCAACAAAGCTACTCTTTGTCCATTTCCACAAACTGTGAATGATTCTCGGGGGATTTACTGTGAGTTTTACTCAAGTGAAGTTTGACCGCGTGGTTGCTGGCAAATGTCCGACTGCAAAGCTTGCATTTGAACTTTGAGTCAGATTCCTCCTCTGTGATCTGCGAATCTGTCGGCCGGACATTGAGCGCCTTTGAAAGTTCGGGCTCTGTTACTTTAGTCGGATGTTCTATGGGTAATTTGTTCATGTCCTTGATTTGGAAACCCAGGTGGTTCTCCAGGTGGGATATAAACGCAGAGGGCGTTCTGAATTGCGATGCGCAGTCATTGCAGTAGAAGACCGGATGACCAGTGTCCATGTTCTTCAAAAACTTGGTCCCTCCCGTTTTCCTAAGCTGGTACTTGACGTTGGCGAGCCAGTGGCTGATGGTGGTCATGGAAAGCCCGGTGAACTTGGAGATGTGCATCCTCTCCTGAGGCCCGAGGTCTGAGAGGAGATACTTGCCCTCAGAAGTCAGAAAAAGGCTGGAGGCAAACTGGGCTTGAAGGATGAGCAGATGCTGGGGGTTCCAGTTGGACTGTCTGCCTTTACGCTTGTGAACCGAGTACATTTCGCTGGAGACGTCTTCGAATCGGCGCACGTCGGTCTCCAGCTTCATGGCAGGCACTCTCGCTGGCATCGAGGGCTTTGGGGTTGTGGCTTTTGGAAGAACCTTCACCATGTCAGCAATGTCAGACAGCGCATGTTTCTGGGGCACGGGAGTGGAGGACTGCAATAAGAGGGAAGCGTTTGGtttgttgtatttgtgttttgttaagTCTATTGGCTGGTCGTCATTTGTGTACATGAAGCTATTGCTGGGCCTGACGGCAGCAGATGCTGAGAGTGCTGAAACTGGTTTCTCTAAACCTCTATTCAGTTCTGAAAAGATGGATTGTGTACGATGGGAGAGCATGCTTTCGGGCCTGGGCTTGTTTGCTTTACCCAAATGATTGTTCAAGACAGACTGTAGTGCGCTTAGAGGGTTTATGCTAAGGACTTCCTGGGAGTCGCTGACAAGCTCTGAAGAATTGCTGTGCCCGTTGCTGGCAGGGGGGCTAGGTGACGGGTTCCCTCTGTCAGAGAAAGCTGGGCTCAACTTCCCTTTGATTGTGTCATTCTCTTCACTTACACAGTCTGCATCCAGCtttgaagaggaggaggaatcATCTTGACAATCACTGTCATCATTCTCCAACAGATCAAACCTACTGCTCTGGCTCTCTTTGCCGTCAGATGTGCTACCCCTCTCCTTTTTGATGTCCGAATTGTGATGTCCCAGGAAACTTTCTAGTCCGCGAAGTCCCTGATAGAACTTCCCCTTGGGTGCGATGGCTCTGTGCTTGTGGTTGAGATTCTGCTTGAGCTGGATGGGAGGAGAAGAGGAAAAGGAGGCAGTCTTGATCACCCCTGATAGCTGGTAGGCCGCATGAATGCTGGGGTAAGCACTCCAGCTGGGGGTCCCTGTTTGAGCTTTATTGATTGCCGAAGCCACCGTGTTTGCTAAAGACTTGAGAATGTCACCGCCTCCACTGGACCCCTGCTCAAGGTCTTCTTCTCGCAAGTACGGGTACTTGAAACCGGCATCAGTGGACTTCCGGTCCTCCTCATCTTGTTTGTCTTCCTTGTCTCCATTCTTGTCAGCTTTGTCTGGTGACATATCCCTTGGAGTAGCCCTCTCAGAGTCACCAGATGCTGTGCTCTTCGGAGAAACTTTTTCTCCTTCAAGTTCGTTCACTGCTGGCTCAGCGAGTGTCTGCATTTTCTCTATAGCTAGAGGATCGAGGGCTAGCTGTTTGCCTTTCTTGGAGGCCGAATTTGTCACTTTAATGAAGTGGCCGGTGACCATCATGTGAGTGGTGAGCTGCTGGAGCGTATCGTGGGAGCTTCCGCACTCCATGCACTTCAGGATCTGAGATTTGCATGTCTCAAACTGCCATGTGTAACTAGCACCGTTCTGATAGCCGTAGCGGTTGTTGGGAGCGTTGGCGAGGCCGGACGACCTTTGTGCCTCACTGTAACCCGAAACCCCTGTGGTGGAATCGGGCGAACAAGGCCTTGTGGCTTCAAATGCACGTTTCTTTGCTGGTGGGACTAATTTGGGAGTGATTACTGGAATTGGTTCTTTCAAAGGCACTTTCTGGTAATGCTTCGTTTTGATCATGTGGACACTCAGGTCTTGCAGAGAATCGAAAGAGTGACCACAGAACATGCACTTCAGCACCTTTTGTGCATCTTCCTTGCCTTCCATGTCTTGAAGGTTCCTCTTTCGGTTCTTGGATGATGAAGTGGAGGCGATGTTTTGTCTGCTGTGGTTGTCATCCTGGTAGTGCCCACTCTTGTTCATGTGTACCGTCAACTCCACCAGGGTGTCATATGCCGCACTGCAGTCTTTGCAGCGGAAACGGCTGGCTCCCGTAAAGACTGCGCCGCACGCTTTGTTACTTTGCCTGTACAGGTGGACGGAACTGAATAGATTAGGCTTTGACACAGGTTTCGGGGACAGCGTTTGCTGCAGGGTTTTTGAAAGTGCGTCCTGGTGCCAGTCAAACTCGCTCTTGGTGCTCCCGTTGGTGCTGTCACAGTTTGCTTTGCTGCCAGCGTTAGCAACCTTCAAATCTAGTCCAATCTTTGACCAGTAGGAGTCTGAAAGGAAGTTGGCATAAGCAGCCCTCATTTTCTCCAGGCTACTGTGCATGTCATCCTTCAGTTTTGAGCCCTGGCTCTCTGTGTCCTTCTGACTTCCTGGTGGTGAGGTCTTAAAGTCAGACAGTCTGTCACTGCCATCGCTCAGACGGGATTCCAGCTCAACCTCCTGGTTGGAGAGGACACTGACCGGAGAGTTCTGGAAGCTGTAGCTGCTTTTGTTGTCTATGTCTTTGTCTTCTTTGTCCTTGGAAGTGGGCCTCTCAGAATTCTCATCCTCAGCCTGCATTTCATTTTCGCCCTCCTCCCCTGTGATCGACTCTTGGACACCAACATCATCATCTGGCTCGTATGctgaaaacagaacaaacagagaATAGCGtcattagggctgtcaaattaaatgtaatcgAATTAATTGCATGATACAGTGATTAATCAGATGAGTCACAAATAATCACATATATTGATATTTCATGAGAAAATCATTAgacataaatgcattaaaaaaacaaccctAGTTATAACtgtacaaacaaaacaaatttgaaTGCCTTTTAGgcatatatacaatatatgtgTGAGCATCAAAGGTTTAAGGGAAAAATAGAAGAATACAAAAATGAAGTTGATGCCATTTATTATTAGAAATTGTGCCTGAAATACTGTCATCCTTCTTCAAGTGTAGCATTGTAATCCTTTCTCACAGAAGCTTGTGTGCCTGTAATCTTCTCCTTGTAATAGTGGGCAATTTGGCAGTATGTGTGATTCATAAGTCACTGACTTAGTTTTTGTGAAGGTTTCATCTGTTTACTTTACACCAACCGTAAGGGCACAGAGTAAAAGGTGATGAGCATTATCGCAATAGTCTAGTTGTAAAACTATTTGATGGGAGCCTAGTTGATTCCTGCACATCTCAAAACCTAATCTAAATGCGACAAACTTGATCTGAAGATATATTTCACTTTTGAAGATTAAACGGTTAAAAAGTGGGTTCACGATGTCtggaaagtttttatttactgtCAATCATTCTCATTCAGAATGAGGCAAAAAACATCATAAGATCGCATAAATGCAGTTAACCTAAAAATAGTTAAATGCAACCTGGCATCCTTCTGATCCCCGCTGAATATTTGCTGGCTACAAATTAACCACTATTGGCTAAATTCAAAATCATTTCCTAAATCTTTCATCACTTCTTAAACCGTACTGTATTATTCACttaataaaatatatccaagGCCGTCAATTACATCAATCGCCACGGTTAAGAAAAATCAAGATCATCTATATTTTATGAACACATATTTGGTTAGCACTTTGAATTTCAAGTGCTATTACACGCAGATGTGCTCAGTTAAATATACATAGGACCTAACAGCCCGGGCCAGGCACTTGCCTTTCATGTGGTTAATATTTTTCTGAGCTGGTGATGCTCAATGAGAGCAACTCTCAAATATGAGGGCTAAAAGTGCTACGCTGTGTAGCCCTCGCCATGTCCTGTGCCTTTGGATTCTGAAAATAAGACtttttatcaatatttcaaAGGTGCCTCAGGAGTAAGCCTGGAGGTGAACCGATGTCAGCAAATGGATAAAGATGGAGCTGGGATTTAGCCTCTCCAAACAAACCCAAAGAATGGGGTCCCTCCAACAAGGGGCCCGCCGTGCCCGTACAAAAGCTTCCCAACGTGCCACGACCTTGATCTTCCGAAATGAAGATTTCTCAAATGACTGACTCCGACGGATGATTGCATCCCAAAAAGCGCTCATGCACTAACAGTTTCCAAGAGGAGAATCATGTTTTATGTATTgcaatgtgtatatatagttttgACATAAAAGGAGTGGGATTGTGTGGATGGTTTCTCTGTGGTGTCTCGACGGTTTGTAATCACTCAACCAGTCGACTGGCATCATGACGGACACCAGTATTTGCTGAGCTTTAGATGATTTACAGGATGTGTGGgatcaaaaaatgtaaaatatggaGACTGAAATTAACCCTGTCTTCCTGTGCACTATTGCACAATCCTCGATCTGTTACAACGAAATACATCATGGTGCaatgtgatttcttttttttcttcagtgactGGCATATTTCTGCATATCTCTGtgttttataagatttttatgATAGTTACAATCTAAACAAGCAATGTAACCATGACACCATACACCTGGAGGAATCAATCGACTGCTATTTGGACAGCGGATGAAAGATAGACGGctaaatgaaaaatgcattagTCAACCACACTGCATTTTAGTGAACATGTAATACTCTTCAACTTAATATAAAATCAGGACAGGTCTGAGGAGTGTCTCATTCAGagcaattaaaatgatttaatgcaTGTTTCATTACTTGGAGATGCTGCTAGAGCCACTCAGCCTGGCAACCGTGTTCTTACCCTTCAAGAAAATCTAAACAAAATACTTGctaattttacagtatattgacATTCTATTGCTATGCATAAAATTACCTGACTAAGACAGTGTTGccttttaaacaaattatttttgtatggCGATTAAATGAAGCAGTTTTCTTTCATTCTAGAAGGTTGGGTCATTCTGCAAAACAGGTGCCATTTGACTTTGTATActgaattttaaaatgtgtaattgtTAAGTTTCTAGACACATCAGAATTGAATTCTTCTGCAATgccaaattaaactgtaaaacagtcagaaatcattctaacatgctgatttgctgctcaggaaacaattattattattattatcaatgatgcAAAAGTTGGTCTACTTactatttttgtgtaaatcgtgatgcatttaatttttcaggattctttgatgaatagaaagttcaaaacaacagcatttattaaaaagagaaatattttgtaacattgtctttactgtcaacttttgatcaatttaacacatccttgctgaataaaatgaatttcttcagcattcaaatatattaatttagtttGAATAGTATTTGTCTGCTAAAACAATTAATTGATTTCCTTTAAAAACCCTATCAAGCTGGAAAAGGCACCCGTTTCATAAAATGATGTGGGTGGCATTATTGCAGTCACTGTTCCCTGGGCTCCAATTTCTCCATAGTCTGAGCATCTGGGATACACATTAATACAACCACAGCCACATGTTAACCTTCCAGGCCCAGATCTCTCCGAAATCCCTTCATGAATGGTTACATTTCCCTTCCTTACCCATTTGTAACAGGGAGCTCGTGTTAGCCAGCTTGTGATCCCTGCCAAGCGGCAGGATTTCGGAGTACAAGATCAAACACAAGGACACCACTCCCACAGACATGAGATACACCAGCCTTTCCCATAATCCACTGCTAGGACACAGCAACGCTAGCAGGCCAACAGCAGTCGAATCCCACCCCCCTGTTCTGTTATTGATGTCTGAGCCAATAGAACAACCAAAGCCTAATTTGATCCCTGACGTGGGCTATTTGTATTAATTTCAGTAATATTCAATATGCATTATTTTGATTTGGTCTAAGCCGCGCATACATGAATGCCTTTTGTAATCGCGCGTGCATGGCACCTCGTTCATTTAACCTCTCAAAGAAGCCAGGCTCATTTGCCGTAGGCCCGTGCGCCGTCTTTAGGCTTTCTGCGCTATATCAGAGCAATGAAAACAGTCGTCGGTCCAACTAGGCTTACAAAATAAGGCACTGGCACGCCTGTGCAGAGATTTAGCATGTCATAAACTTCTGTAAACCCTCCAATCTGTGTCACAACAAATTTATATCTTCAGACAGGGATATTCAGAGGTCAAAAAACCGAAGGtgtccatcataaatcagccaCTAAGTGTTTATAACATTAATCCGTTGGGAAAGACTCCTGGCATAAGACAGCGACAGCTGGATTTCAAAGAGCTGCCTGATTCCCAGCCAAATGGTTGCAGAAGAGCGAAGAGAAACGCTAGCATTAAATGCGCTTTTCACATCTGATTCATATATACAGTAGCGCTATTATTATGGTTTTTTCTTAAGAGTCAGTTCTTATTACTGTAAGTGTGATCAAAGGCTGGAACAAAACcgttttttaattgtaaaagaGACAGTGATGTatttccagttttttttttttttttgcacaatggTGTCAGACGTTTTGATGAACCATATTCTAAACCTACAAAAACTGTAATGAGTTACTGATTTTGCACTTTGATGGATCAAAGTGAGTGTAATCTGTATCATTTCCTCTGGCACCGTCGTTTTAATGtacttgtgaaaaaaaaaaatgtgctggCTTGAAATTTCATGCACCTAAAATGAAGTTATATGGGTCTTTTTTTTAGGAGACAGTTGAAAGAGTGCGATAttaaaaaagaagcaaaaaagTTGAGCGTTACAAAAAAAGCATTGAGAAATGTAATATGCGTGTGTAATTTAATACAGTGCTTCAAAATGAGGATCCATCAGACGTCTGTGTTCAACTCTTGATTGAAGCAGCTTTTAAAACCAATACAGAAAAATAGAAATGACACAAGTAAGATGTAACTTTtgcacatttcatttggaaTATATTAAGTTTAggcttatttttcattttctggcTTTTTGATAGATGTAGTAAAAAGTATCAGGAAGTTTTCAGGGGTCACCAGCCAGACGCAAACCTGCATTACCCACATGAGCACCACAGCTACAACCTGTCAAGACTAGAAGGTCACGACCCCGCAGCAGGTCACATGTCtgttttggtaaaaaaaaaaaaaaaaaatatatatatatatatatatatatatatatatatatgctaattaatagtaaataaaaacaaataataataaaaaaaataaaaaaattaatgatcAAACAAAGTGAAAATACCAAAGCAAAAATATGTCCACCTCTCAATGTATTACTAAGTGATGTtatatatatcttatataattaaaataaaaagacaaactTTGATTATCAAgataaattcaaaaataaaaaaataaaaataataataataataataatatatatatatatatatatatatatatatatatatatatatataactttaaaaGTGTAtactttatttgatttttattttgtatacttCTTAACCAATTACTGATGTCATatacattgtagtttttatAATATCTCGATTTTAGACtagatcttttatttaaaaaatacatattaataattttttattcctTCCTTCCGATGACTGATTACTCATTTACATTGTATTACAGCTGATcaagtataatataataaatgtaatagatattttaaattattaaaaggaaaaaaaaataataataatatatatatatatatatatatatatatatatatattaaaattacaactAATAGCATagcaaaataaatagttttgcTTATATTTTGATGTTCTGATGTTGAGTCCAATCAAACTCATGCCacaattagattttttattttttttaaattagtataataatataatgtaacagTTAAATTagcattgcaaaataaatagttttgatTATATTTTGACATTGATGTTGTGAGGACATGTCCAATCAAACTCATGCCACAATTACAAGATTGTAATCAAATATGGCAGAAGCTAGAAAGGACATGACATGGCgtgaaaacaataaacaataatttttataaGGTGCCAGTCACCACTGCAGCAACAGAATTAGAAGCGTCCACACAAATTGCTGTGAAACTCCACTAATACAGAGGGAACAGTaataataacacttaaaaacgCGTTCTACGAGGCGTTGGGGTTTGCTTGGTGGACGTGTCCTTTTAGCGTGCCACTGCGGCGGGCTAATCATCCCCTTCGAGACGGGTGAGGTTCTGTTGGGGGTAAATCTGTCAGTCAGCGTTCAGTCAGGGGTGTGATTTGCATTAGTTCAAGGAACGAACGCAACACTCAGGCAATAACTTTTCCCGCCGTGCTCTCGTTTTCCATGCGCGCCGCCTCCTGCCCTAATGCTAATGTTTCTATCAGCACGTCATCAAACATTTACCCCCGTAGCGGTAACATTTCTATCATCGATCGGTTCGGGAGGGCGAACAGCTGCAACATCTCCGGCCCTCCGCGAATATGCGAAAGGTAACGCCAGCGTGGCAGGAGACCCTCTAATTCTGAGGCGCTGTTGACAGGTCTGGCGGTCTGTGCCACTTTGGCCACGGATCTCCTTGCCGTCTCAGGCTACAGTTTTTGCCGCGCGCCGATCGATAGCTCTTTTTACTTCTCATTGATTGTCTAGCAGCAGGAGAGACCTAAGCAGAGGCTGTTATGACATTTCTAGATTTCCCCCTGTCCTTGGAACAATCAATTACACGCGCATGGCAATCAAAACCTCTTTGCAAAATGAACCTGCTCCATGACATTTTCATCTCCCGGATTTATGCCACGCTTTAAAAAAGAGAGAGGCGGAATgggagagcgagcgagagagagaaaaggcaAGATTTTCGTGTCCCACATAAAAAGCcttcacacacacgcacacacgcaggCGCGCTAACGAAGCAGGTCATGCGAGCGCTGTAATCTCCACTGCAGTCACTGCTTCACAGGCAGGCCTTTGTTGGACACACTGGTTTGGCTATTGATTTTTGTCATGAGCTATGACAGCCAGGATCACTGTGGGTTTACCTAACTGTGCCCTAAATAGAGTTCAAGAGTCTTGCGGCGTGCCGAGCTGCGGCGCACGGAGACTTTGATAAATCGCATGCAACAGCAAGACATTCTCATTTACCAGCGCCCGCCACTCCCAACACGTCTGCAGTGTAGCACAGGAAATATGGTAGATGCAAAAGCAACGTTCTGTAACTGTTCAGACCGCGCAGTCAACGCCTGCGAGGACTGCCAAAGTTGACGgaagaggtttttttttctttctactaGACAGTAGTTATGCTacttattcatattttatttttgatattttcagtcattttgtTTAAGTGCTTGTCgtttctttatatttctgtttagcttaattttttttaatttcagttttagtttaagtaAATGCGTTAAGCTTTATTACATattcccccggtttcacagacaaggcttaatcTAGTCCAAgactaaaatacatgtttgagcTCAACtgtctcaactgaaaatatcttgctctgacatatcttaaaatatgtcagcgtcattgttctgtgtcaagatgcacacctgtaatgttttcttctaaggcatttttgaaaaagttgcttaaatatcttaatttaactaaggcctaGTCCTGGCTTAAGCTAAGTTAAGtccttttgtcattttttatttttgtttcatttaattttatttcagtttgagtACATATTGTTCAGCTTAAGTAAATTTTaagtgcttttgtcatttttttatatatatttctgtttaagtttgtttgtatttcagttttagtttaattacaTTTGGTTAAGCTTCAGTAAATTTTaagtgctt
This sequence is a window from Onychostoma macrolepis isolate SWU-2019 chromosome 23, ASM1243209v1, whole genome shotgun sequence. Protein-coding genes within it:
- the LOC131531930 gene encoding teashirt homolog 2 is translated as MPRRKQQAPKRAAAYEPDDDVGVQESITGEEGENEMQAEDENSERPTSKDKEDKDIDNKSSYSFQNSPVSVLSNQEVELESRLSDGSDRLSDFKTSPPGSQKDTESQGSKLKDDMHSSLEKMRAAYANFLSDSYWSKIGLDLKVANAGSKANCDSTNGSTKSEFDWHQDALSKTLQQTLSPKPVSKPNLFSSVHLYRQSNKACGAVFTGASRFRCKDCSAAYDTLVELTVHMNKSGHYQDDNHSRQNIASTSSSKNRKRNLQDMEGKEDAQKVLKCMFCGHSFDSLQDLSVHMIKTKHYQKVPLKEPIPVITPKLVPPAKKRAFEATRPCSPDSTTGVSGYSEAQRSSGLANAPNNRYGYQNGASYTWQFETCKSQILKCMECGSSHDTLQQLTTHMMVTGHFIKVTNSASKKGKQLALDPLAIEKMQTLAEPAVNELEGEKVSPKSTASGDSERATPRDMSPDKADKNGDKEDKQDEEDRKSTDAGFKYPYLREEDLEQGSSGGGDILKSLANTVASAINKAQTGTPSWSAYPSIHAAYQLSGVIKTASFSSSPPIQLKQNLNHKHRAIAPKGKFYQGLRGLESFLGHHNSDIKKERGSTSDGKESQSSRFDLLENDDSDCQDDSSSSSKLDADCVSEENDTIKGKLSPAFSDRGNPSPSPPASNGHSNSSELVSDSQEVLSINPLSALQSVLNNHLGKANKPRPESMLSHRTQSIFSELNRGLEKPVSALSASAAVRPSNSFMYTNDDQPIDLTKHKYNKPNASLLLQSSTPVPQKHALSDIADMVKVLPKATTPKPSMPARVPAMKLETDVRRFEDVSSEMYSVHKRKGRQSNWNPQHLLILQAQFASSLFLTSEGKYLLSDLGPQERMHISKFTGLSMTTISHWLANVKYQLRKTGGTKFLKNMDTGHPVFYCNDCASQFRTPSAFISHLENHLGFQIKDMNKLPIEHPTKVTEPELSKALNVRPTDSQITEEESDSKFKCKLCSRTFASNHAVKLHLSKTHSKSPENHSQFVEMDKE